Proteins co-encoded in one Arthrobacter sp. ERGS1:01 genomic window:
- a CDS encoding cupin domain-containing protein has product MTEDVRNITAALASITEHWQPHRLTNINDYDVKVVKIQGEFVWHSHPETDELFLVLAGELTIQLRDRDITLGPNDIYVVPKGIEHCPKAKGEVHALLIEPVGTVNTGNTGGNMTAELRELN; this is encoded by the coding sequence ATGACCGAGGATGTCCGCAATATCACCGCAGCACTTGCCAGCATCACAGAACACTGGCAACCACACCGGCTCACCAACATCAACGACTACGACGTGAAAGTCGTAAAGATCCAAGGCGAATTCGTCTGGCACAGCCACCCAGAAACAGACGAACTGTTCTTGGTCCTCGCAGGCGAGCTCACCATCCAGCTCCGAGACCGCGACATCACCCTCGGACCGAACGATATCTACGTCGTACCCAAAGGCATTGAACACTGCCCGAAAGCGAAGGGGGAAGTACATGCACTGCTCATAGAACCGGTAGGAACAGTAAACACAGGCAACACCGGCGGCAACATGACAGCCGAACTCCGCGAACTCAACTAA
- a CDS encoding FadR/GntR family transcriptional regulator, with product MDMSSVHRESLSDQVARLLLERIQAGEWEVGQKLPGETTLGPQLGVGRSTVREAIRQLCGQGVLLTRQGAGVFLHAVNPAEDWDALVTRTNITSILEARIAIECEAAALAAERHTHEDMLAIRAALKLRDADRITIEVRVDSDTALHRSIVVASHNEVLTELFDTFAARSRDAMILMLKLNNEPGTEHDQFTHQAIVEAIATRDAGAASELSRTHLVALRDGVTHHQNGTPS from the coding sequence ATGGATATGAGTTCAGTTCATCGTGAATCACTTTCCGACCAGGTAGCACGTCTCCTCCTCGAACGAATTCAAGCGGGAGAGTGGGAGGTTGGGCAGAAATTGCCAGGAGAGACGACGTTAGGCCCACAGCTTGGTGTGGGCCGCTCAACGGTAAGGGAGGCGATCCGTCAGCTATGCGGACAAGGTGTTCTGCTGACCCGCCAAGGTGCTGGTGTGTTCCTGCACGCAGTCAACCCGGCTGAGGACTGGGACGCGCTGGTGACCCGGACGAACATCACGTCCATCCTTGAGGCACGCATCGCCATCGAATGCGAAGCAGCAGCGCTAGCCGCTGAACGCCATACGCACGAGGACATGCTCGCCATTCGCGCGGCACTCAAGCTTCGTGATGCCGACCGCATCACGATCGAGGTCAGGGTGGACTCCGACACCGCGTTGCACCGAAGCATCGTTGTTGCAAGCCATAACGAAGTTCTCACCGAACTCTTCGATACCTTCGCCGCACGGAGCCGCGATGCGATGATCCTGATGCTCAAGCTCAACAACGAACCAGGCACCGAACACGACCAATTCACCCACCAGGCAATCGTCGAGGCAATCGCAACCCGAGATGCAGGCGCTGCCTCCGAACTAAGTCGCACCCACCTCGTCGCCCTCCGCGACGGAGTCACTCACCATCAGAATGGAACACCATCATGA